One window from the genome of Osmerus eperlanus chromosome 1, fOsmEpe2.1, whole genome shotgun sequence encodes:
- the kiss1 gene encoding metastasis-suppressor KiSS-1 isoform X2 encodes MANTITMRLLIQVLMLAGSFTAAFPASDFTNPQFSEVERPDRALMQVLRDLASLSTEQPLPVLLLNPSHMGVSSPLIEVVPPRGKWDWYLDKTNSQNKKLQNLSSYNLNSFGLRYGK; translated from the exons ATGGCCAATACCATCACCATGCGGTTGCTGATCCAGGTTCTGATGCTAGCTGGGTCTTTCACAGCGGCGTTCCCTGCCAGCGACTTCACAAATCCCCAGTTCTCTGAAG TGGAGAGACCAGACCGGGCTCTGATGCAAGTTCTGAGAGATTTGGCCAGTTTATCAACAGAGCAGCCCTTACCTGTCCTGCTCCTCAACCCCTCCCACATGGGCGTGTCCAGTCCACTGATAGAGGTGGTGCCACCCAGGGGGAAATGGGATTGGTACTTAGATAAGACCAACTCACAAAATAAGAAACTGCAAAATCTGTCCTCATACAACCTGAACTCTTTTGGTCTGCGCTATGGAAAGTGA
- the kiss1 gene encoding metastasis-suppressor KiSS-1 isoform X1: MPSLNRYSAESRFCMANTITMRLLIQVLMLAGSFTAAFPASDFTNPQFSEVERPDRALMQVLRDLASLSTEQPLPVLLLNPSHMGVSSPLIEVVPPRGKWDWYLDKTNSQNKKLQNLSSYNLNSFGLRYGK; this comes from the exons ATGCCTTCCTTGAACAGATACTCAGCTGAATCCAGATTTTGCATGGCCAATACCATCACCATGCGGTTGCTGATCCAGGTTCTGATGCTAGCTGGGTCTTTCACAGCGGCGTTCCCTGCCAGCGACTTCACAAATCCCCAGTTCTCTGAAG TGGAGAGACCAGACCGGGCTCTGATGCAAGTTCTGAGAGATTTGGCCAGTTTATCAACAGAGCAGCCCTTACCTGTCCTGCTCCTCAACCCCTCCCACATGGGCGTGTCCAGTCCACTGATAGAGGTGGTGCCACCCAGGGGGAAATGGGATTGGTACTTAGATAAGACCAACTCACAAAATAAGAAACTGCAAAATCTGTCCTCATACAACCTGAACTCTTTTGGTCTGCGCTATGGAAAGTGA